A window of Aliarcobacter trophiarum LMG 25534 contains these coding sequences:
- a CDS encoding DUF177 domain-containing protein — MKIEFKKIPQDKKEFSTSLNSVKIEGTFCRISSSLVKIEANLIGNIETDCSRCGTLKTLDINEELKLLLCDGVFKGDEDEFLVIEIENSLIDFDEIIQSEVNSIKSDYLLCGNCETNDSLFEQEF; from the coding sequence ATGAAAATAGAGTTTAAAAAAATACCTCAAGATAAAAAAGAGTTTAGTACCTCTTTGAATTCAGTTAAAATTGAAGGTACTTTTTGTAGAATTTCGTCATCATTAGTAAAAATTGAAGCAAATTTAATAGGTAATATTGAAACAGATTGCTCAAGATGTGGGACTTTAAAGACTTTAGATATAAATGAAGAGTTAAAACTTCTTTTATGTGATGGAGTATTTAAAGGAGATGAAGATGAATTTCTAGTAATAGAGATTGAAAATAGTTTAATTGATTTTGATGAAATAATTCAAAGTGAAGTAAACAGTATAAAGAGTGACTATTTACTTTGTGGAAATTGTGAAACAAATGATAGTCTATTTGAACAAGAATTTTAA
- a CDS encoding hydrolase, with the protein MRIKIEDTLFCLVDVQERLFPHIGNKDELERTLPILVKGMKVLDIPIIVNEQYKKGIGETIPVLKELVSEYTAYEKTTFSGCQTSDILDAFKKSGKKNIVVAGIETHVCVLQTCIDLLENGFNVILVTNCSGSRTKLDHKMAIKRLIQAGVVPTTYESILFELTLDAKNPNFKAISSLIK; encoded by the coding sequence ATGAGAATAAAAATAGAAGATACACTTTTTTGCCTAGTAGATGTGCAAGAGAGACTTTTCCCACATATTGGAAATAAAGATGAGCTTGAAAGAACTCTTCCTATTTTAGTAAAGGGAATGAAAGTTTTAGATATTCCAATTATTGTAAATGAGCAATATAAAAAAGGAATAGGAGAGACAATTCCAGTTTTAAAAGAGCTAGTTTCTGAGTACACAGCTTATGAAAAAACTACATTTTCAGGATGTCAAACAAGCGATATTTTAGATGCTTTTAAAAAATCTGGTAAAAAAAATATAGTTGTTGCTGGTATTGAAACACATGTTTGTGTACTTCAAACTTGTATAGATTTACTAGAAAATGGTTTTAATGTAATTTTAGTTACAAATTGTAGTGGTAGTAGAACAAAACTTGACCATAAAATGGCTATAAAAAGACTAATTCAAGCAGGAGTTGTACCTACAACTTATGAATCAATTTTATTTGAACTAACTTTAGATGCAAAAAATCCAAACTTTAAAGCGATCTCAAGTTTAATTAAATAG
- a CDS encoding uracil-DNA glycosylase family protein: MFYYEHPYKPILFEDTKRVIVGTLPPPRFFLKNLKEEDVDFPYGSKDNLLWKILDKLFFLNLNYKNSTTEIDKRLNFLKTNKIGICDIVQSCKKEVLDSSDNSMKDVILRDIFYYLKEYKNIDTILFTGKNSKNSPEYFFRQIIKKKNIKYEKLENDFLRVHKFVFENRTIFTISLISPSNAANRSIGSNHLYKKEREKSINFTNFDFRLNEYKKALEFENLKF; this comes from the coding sequence TTGTTTTATTATGAGCATCCGTATAAGCCTATTTTATTTGAGGATACAAAGAGAGTTATAGTAGGAACTTTACCGCCACCTAGATTTTTTCTTAAGAATTTAAAAGAAGAAGATGTAGATTTCCCTTATGGTTCAAAAGATAATCTTTTATGGAAAATATTGGATAAACTATTTTTTTTAAATCTAAATTATAAAAATAGTACTACAGAGATAGATAAAAGGCTAAATTTTCTAAAAACTAATAAGATAGGAATTTGTGATATTGTACAATCTTGTAAAAAAGAGGTACTAGATTCTAGTGATAACTCTATGAAGGATGTTATTTTAAGAGATATTTTCTACTATTTAAAAGAGTATAAAAATATAGATACAATTTTATTTACAGGAAAAAATTCAAAAAACTCTCCTGAGTATTTTTTTCGGCAAATTATAAAAAAGAAGAATATTAAATATGAAAAGCTTGAAAATGATTTTTTAAGAGTTCATAAATTTGTTTTTGAAAATAGAACTATTTTTACAATATCTTTAATATCTCCTTCAAATGCTGCAAATAGGTCTATTGGTTCAAATCATTTATATAAAAAAGAGAGAGAAAAGAGTATAAATTTTACAAATTTTGATTTTAGATTAAATGAATATAAAAAGGCTTTAGAGTTTGAAAACTTAAAATTTTAA
- the murI gene encoding glutamate racemase, which produces MKIGVFDSGLGGLTVLNAIIKNLKGAEIFYIADTLYAPYGDKNKDEIFLRSEKIANFLLENYKIDALVIACNTATSVAIKHLREVFPSLIIIGTEPGIKPAINNTKTGNIGILATASTLKGEKYQLLANELTTKSEVKLYEQACIGLVEQIEKGEINSLKTYSMLESWLKPMLHNKIDTIVLGCTHYPLVKKTILDIVGDDVLLIDTGDAIAKRVMALSQDLQNSSNDKLSIDILYTGKINSDMVKIILGKNKFNMRKCEL; this is translated from the coding sequence TTGAAAATAGGAGTTTTTGATTCAGGTCTTGGTGGCTTAACTGTATTAAATGCAATTATAAAAAATCTAAAAGGTGCTGAAATATTCTATATAGCTGATACTTTATATGCACCTTACGGAGATAAAAATAAAGATGAGATTTTTTTAAGATCTGAAAAAATTGCAAATTTTTTATTGGAGAACTATAAAATAGATGCTCTTGTAATTGCTTGTAATACTGCTACATCTGTTGCTATAAAACATTTAAGAGAAGTTTTCCCATCTTTGATAATTATAGGTACAGAACCAGGGATAAAACCTGCAATAAACAATACAAAAACTGGGAATATAGGTATTTTAGCAACTGCTTCAACACTAAAAGGTGAAAAATATCAACTTTTAGCAAATGAATTAACAACAAAAAGTGAAGTAAAATTATATGAACAAGCTTGTATTGGACTAGTTGAGCAGATTGAAAAAGGAGAAATAAATAGCTTAAAAACCTACTCTATGCTTGAAAGTTGGTTAAAACCGATGCTCCATAATAAGATTGATACAATAGTTTTAGGTTGTACTCACTACCCTTTAGTAAAAAAGACAATTTTAGATATTGTTGGAGATGATGTCCTTTTGATTGATACAGGTGATGCAATTGCAAAAAGAGTTATGGCTCTTAGTCAAGATTTACAAAATAGTAGTAATGATAAGTTAAGTATAGATATTTTATATACTGGAAAGATAAATTCTGATATGGTAAAGATAATTTTAGGGAAAAATAAATTTAATATGAGGAAATGCGAATTATGA
- the rpmF gene encoding 50S ribosomal protein L32, producing MAVPKRRVSHSRSAMRRTHYKIALKRPVKDSDGSWKMPHMVNPNTGEYKN from the coding sequence ATGGCAGTACCAAAAAGAAGAGTATCTCATTCAAGATCAGCAATGAGAAGAACTCATTATAAAATTGCATTAAAAAGACCAGTAAAAGATAGTGATGGTTCTTGGAAAATGCCTCATATGGTAAACCCAAACACTGGTGAATATAAAAACTAA
- the gdhA gene encoding NADP-specific glutamate dehydrogenase produces MANINELLEYLKRTSPGQDEFHQAAEEVLHSLEPLFEKYPKYKDFKVLERLVEPERQIMFRVTWVDDKGEIQINKGYRIQFSSTLGPYKGGLRFHPTVNTGIIKFLGFEQIFKNALTGLQIGGGKGGSDFDPKGKSNNEIMAFCQAFVTELYRHIGATTDVPAGDIGVGAREIGYMFGMYKKLANVYDGTFTGKSLKWGGSLARTEATGYGCVYFAKNMLDAKGETLKGKRCIVSGSGNVSIYTIEKLYHVGALPIACSDSKGMILDEEGIDLDLLKELKENQRARLSEYVKYRKQAVYTPVEDYPKDRNAIWSIPCFAAFPSATQNELNLEDAKELIKNGCFCVSEGANMPSTNEAVDYFVEKKIAYGPGKAANAGGVATSQLEMAQNASMVSWTFEEVDAKLEQIMYGIFQRVSKTAEEFGEPTNFVLGANIAGFRRVADAMIEQGIV; encoded by the coding sequence ATGGCAAATATAAATGAACTTTTAGAGTATCTAAAAAGAACAAGTCCTGGTCAAGATGAGTTTCATCAAGCAGCCGAAGAGGTTTTACACTCACTAGAACCACTATTCGAAAAATACCCAAAATATAAAGATTTTAAGGTTTTAGAAAGATTGGTTGAACCTGAAAGACAAATTATGTTTAGAGTTACTTGGGTTGATGATAAAGGAGAGATCCAAATCAATAAAGGATATAGAATCCAATTTAGTTCAACTTTAGGACCATACAAAGGTGGATTAAGATTTCACCCTACTGTAAATACTGGAATTATTAAATTCTTAGGTTTTGAACAAATATTCAAAAATGCACTTACAGGTCTTCAAATTGGTGGAGGAAAAGGTGGAAGTGATTTTGATCCAAAAGGTAAAAGCAATAATGAAATAATGGCATTTTGTCAAGCCTTTGTAACAGAGTTATATAGACATATTGGAGCAACAACAGATGTTCCAGCTGGAGATATTGGAGTTGGAGCAAGAGAGATAGGATATATGTTTGGAATGTACAAAAAACTTGCAAATGTATATGATGGAACATTTACAGGAAAATCTTTAAAATGGGGTGGAAGCTTAGCAAGAACAGAAGCAACTGGTTATGGTTGTGTATATTTTGCAAAAAATATGCTAGATGCTAAAGGTGAAACTTTAAAAGGTAAAAGATGTATAGTTTCTGGTTCTGGTAATGTATCTATTTATACTATTGAAAAACTTTATCATGTTGGTGCTTTACCAATTGCTTGTAGTGATTCAAAAGGTATGATTTTGGATGAAGAAGGAATTGATTTAGATCTATTAAAAGAGCTAAAAGAGAACCAAAGAGCAAGACTAAGTGAATATGTAAAATATAGAAAACAAGCAGTTTATACTCCTGTTGAAGATTATCCAAAAGATAGAAATGCCATTTGGTCAATTCCATGTTTTGCAGCATTCCCAAGTGCTACACAAAATGAATTAAATCTTGAAGATGCGAAAGAGCTTATAAAAAATGGATGTTTTTGTGTAAGTGAAGGTGCAAATATGCCATCAACAAATGAAGCTGTTGACTATTTTGTTGAGAAAAAAATAGCTTATGGACCTGGAAAAGCAGCAAATGCTGGTGGAGTTGCAACAAGCCAACTTGAAATGGCTCAAAATGCTTCTATGGTTTCTTGGACTTTTGAAGAGGTTGATGCAAAATTAGAGCAAATTATGTATGGAATTTTCCAAAGAGTAAGCAAAACAGCTGAAGAGTTTGGTGAACCTACAAACTTTGTCTTAGGAGCTAATATTGCTGGGTTTAGAAGAGTAGCTGATGCTATGATTGAACAAGGAATTGTTTGA
- a CDS encoding pyridoxamine 5'-phosphate oxidase family protein, whose protein sequence is MFEKIGNILKYEGVFSIVAKGDDFPHIVNSWNSYVSLKDNKLIVPVGFMNKMEEILKKDSRVIVVLGTKEIEGLYGMGMGVRILGTAKIVDNNEDFKKKKEEFEWARAVMIIEINEVIQTA, encoded by the coding sequence ATGTTTGAAAAAATAGGAAATATCTTAAAATATGAAGGTGTTTTTAGTATAGTAGCAAAAGGTGATGATTTCCCACATATTGTAAATAGCTGGAACTCTTATGTTAGTTTAAAAGATAATAAACTTATTGTTCCTGTTGGATTTATGAATAAAATGGAAGAGATTTTAAAAAAAGATAGTAGAGTAATAGTAGTTTTAGGAACAAAAGAGATAGAAGGACTTTATGGTATGGGAATGGGTGTAAGAATCTTAGGAACAGCAAAAATAGTTGATAATAATGAAGATTTTAAAAAGAAAAAAGAAGAGTTTGAGTGGGCAAGAGCAGTCATGATTATAGAGATAAATGAGGTTATTCAAACTGCATAA
- a CDS encoding DUF362 domain-containing protein, whose protein sequence is MAVLITDICISCDACLDECPVGAIVDNDDNPTGEDVYFVYKDKCVECVGHNDTPACADACPTEGCIVWDEVGSSKVEKDDRGEVGEPVVE, encoded by the coding sequence ATGGCAGTTTTAATTACTGATATTTGTATTAGTTGTGATGCCTGTTTGGATGAGTGTCCAGTAGGTGCAATAGTTGATAATGATGATAACCCAACAGGAGAAGATGTATATTTTGTATATAAAGATAAGTGTGTTGAGTGTGTTGGACACAATGATACACCAGCATGTGCTGATGCATGTCCTACAGAGGGATGTATAGTTTGGGATGAGGTTGGTTCTAGTAAAGTAGAAAAAGATGATAGAGGAGAGGTTGGAGAACCTGTTGTTGAGTAA
- a CDS encoding thioredoxin domain-containing protein: MNKITKLLVLSSIASATLFANDNLVVDFEKKRLSQNPNVKASNIKVFYKKELEVKGWYGYILDFDAVIQDKNMKIKDTLFSDGKVVATDLFDIKTSKSLKSTVVPNITDKYYQKSKLIAGNEKAKDKIVIFSDPLCPFCMQYVPEVIDFVSKNSDNIALYYYAFPLTHIHPASTTLSKLIDIAKIKLGQDAVLKAYKVDWQKHFEVSTTDDKTILNAFNKELQTNIKIEDLNKKDVVNSLEKEIALGDDLLVAGTPTIYINGEIDPTKELYKSLIKK; encoded by the coding sequence ATGAATAAAATTACAAAGCTATTAGTTTTAAGTTCAATAGCAAGTGCAACTCTATTTGCAAATGACAACTTAGTAGTTGATTTTGAGAAAAAAAGATTATCACAAAACCCAAATGTTAAAGCAAGTAATATAAAAGTTTTTTACAAAAAAGAGCTTGAAGTAAAAGGTTGGTACGGCTATATTTTAGATTTTGATGCTGTAATTCAAGATAAAAATATGAAAATAAAAGATACTCTATTTAGTGATGGAAAAGTTGTAGCAACTGATTTATTTGATATAAAAACATCAAAATCACTTAAATCTACTGTTGTTCCAAATATAACAGATAAATATTATCAAAAATCAAAACTAATAGCTGGAAATGAAAAAGCCAAAGATAAAATTGTTATTTTTTCAGATCCTCTTTGTCCATTTTGTATGCAATATGTTCCAGAAGTTATCGATTTTGTATCTAAAAATAGTGATAATATAGCTCTTTATTACTATGCATTTCCTCTAACTCATATACACCCAGCATCTACAACTTTGTCTAAATTAATTGATATCGCAAAGATAAAATTAGGGCAAGATGCTGTTTTAAAAGCATATAAGGTAGATTGGCAAAAACATTTTGAAGTATCAACAACAGATGATAAAACTATCTTAAACGCATTTAATAAAGAGTTACAAACAAATATAAAAATTGAAGATTTAAATAAAAAAGATGTTGTAAATAGCCTTGAAAAAGAGATAGCACTTGGTGATGACCTTTTAGTTGCTGGTACTCCAACTATCTATATAAATGGTGAAATTGACCCAACTAAAGAGCTATACAAATCTTTAATCAAAAAATAA
- the hemC gene encoding hydroxymethylbilane synthase has translation MEKLVIATRRSQLALWQSEYIKSELQKHYPNMKIELQEFVTKGDKILDVPLAKIGGKGLFTKELEVAMLEGSAHLAVHSLKDVPTQFEDGLTLAAVSKRFNPQDALLSNKYKSIDELPKGAVVGTTSLRRRMAIKMLRPDITLKDLRGNINTRIAKLNAGEYDAIILAATGIEKLNLQGEVKYFYPIPVETMIPSMGQATLGIETTTNPKIIEIVKVLNDKNAQIESTIERGFVDTLQGGCQVPIGVKATILDEKSVRINAIVGLPDGTEYIKDEKIVDINSFEMAGRDFANEFIKKGAVELLKRAEAMAFK, from the coding sequence ATGGAAAAATTAGTAATTGCAACTAGAAGAAGCCAACTGGCACTTTGGCAAAGTGAATATATAAAATCAGAGCTTCAAAAACACTATCCAAATATGAAAATTGAGCTTCAAGAGTTTGTAACAAAAGGGGATAAAATTCTTGATGTTCCTTTGGCAAAAATTGGAGGAAAAGGGCTTTTTACAAAAGAGCTTGAAGTTGCAATGCTAGAAGGTAGTGCACATTTAGCAGTTCACTCTTTAAAAGATGTTCCAACACAGTTTGAAGATGGGCTTACTTTGGCTGCTGTTTCAAAAAGATTTAATCCACAAGATGCACTTTTGAGTAACAAATATAAAAGTATAGATGAACTTCCAAAAGGTGCAGTTGTAGGAACTACAAGTTTAAGACGAAGAATGGCTATAAAAATGCTAAGACCTGATATTACTCTTAAAGATTTAAGAGGAAATATAAACACAAGAATAGCAAAACTAAATGCTGGTGAATATGATGCAATAATACTTGCAGCAACAGGAATAGAGAAATTAAATCTTCAAGGTGAGGTAAAATATTTTTATCCTATCCCAGTTGAAACTATGATTCCATCTATGGGACAAGCAACTTTAGGAATAGAGACAACAACAAACCCAAAAATCATAGAGATAGTAAAAGTTTTAAATGATAAAAATGCGCAAATTGAATCAACAATTGAGAGAGGCTTTGTAGATACTTTACAAGGCGGTTGCCAAGTTCCAATAGGTGTAAAGGCTACTATTTTAGATGAGAAATCTGTAAGAATCAATGCAATTGTTGGTTTACCAGATGGAACTGAGTATATAAAAGATGAAAAAATTGTAGATATAAATAGTTTTGAAATGGCTGGAAGAGATTTTGCAAATGAGTTTATAAAAAAAGGTGCTGTTGAGCTTTTAAAAAGAGCTGAAGCAATGGCTTTTAAATAA
- a CDS encoding peroxiredoxin, with translation MLVTKKAPDFTATAVLADGSISEDFNLYKNIGKNGAVLFFYPLDFTFVCPSEIIAFSNRIKDFEDRGIQVIGCSVDSQFSHFAWRETPVENGGIGRVKYPLVADITKQISKDYDVLFGESVALRGSFLIDKDGTVRHAVINDLPLGRNIDEMIRMVDTMLFTNEHGEVCPAGWSKGDEGMKADKSGVAEYLAKNSEKL, from the coding sequence ATGTTAGTAACAAAAAAAGCTCCAGATTTTACAGCAACAGCTGTTTTAGCAGATGGTTCAATTTCAGAAGATTTTAACTTATATAAAAATATTGGAAAAAATGGTGCAGTATTATTTTTCTACCCATTAGATTTTACTTTTGTATGTCCATCTGAAATCATTGCATTCTCAAATAGAATTAAAGATTTTGAAGATAGAGGAATTCAAGTAATTGGTTGTTCTGTTGATTCTCAATTCTCACACTTTGCATGGAGAGAAACTCCAGTTGAAAATGGTGGAATTGGAAGAGTTAAATATCCATTAGTTGCAGATATTACAAAACAAATTTCAAAAGATTATGATGTTTTATTTGGTGAATCAGTAGCTTTAAGAGGATCATTCTTAATTGATAAAGATGGAACAGTAAGACATGCTGTTATTAATGATTTACCACTTGGAAGAAATATTGATGAGATGATTAGAATGGTTGATACTATGTTATTTACAAATGAGCATGGTGAAGTTTGTCCAGCTGGTTGGTCAAAAGGTGATGAAGGAATGAAAGCAGATAAATCTGGTGTTGCTGAATACTTAGCTAAAAATAGCGAAAAACTATAG
- the ndk gene encoding nucleoside-diphosphate kinase gives MERTLSIIKPDAVAKNVVGKILDRFESAGLRVAATKKVQLSKADAEAFYAVHSARPFFKDLVEFMISGPVVVSVLEGTNAMAKNRDLMGATNPKEAAAGTIRADFADSIDANAVHGSDSLENAAIEIDFFFAQREIC, from the coding sequence ATGGAAAGAACATTATCAATAATAAAGCCAGATGCAGTTGCAAAAAATGTAGTTGGTAAAATTTTAGATAGATTTGAAAGTGCTGGTTTAAGAGTTGCAGCTACAAAAAAAGTACAATTAAGCAAGGCAGATGCTGAAGCTTTTTATGCAGTTCACTCTGCTAGACCTTTCTTTAAAGATTTAGTTGAATTTATGATTTCTGGACCAGTTGTAGTTTCTGTTTTAGAAGGAACAAATGCAATGGCAAAAAATAGAGATTTAATGGGTGCAACAAATCCAAAAGAGGCTGCTGCTGGTACAATTAGAGCAGATTTTGCAGATTCTATTGATGCAAATGCAGTTCATGGGAGCGACTCTTTAGAAAATGCTGCTATTGAAATTGATTTCTTTTTTGCACAAAGAGAGATTTGTTAA
- a CDS encoding DNA polymerase III subunit gamma/tau yields MSANIKDDRVLALKYRPEKFEDLIGQTTISQTLSLALDSKRLSHAYLFSGLRGSGKTSTARIMAKALLCVNGPTSKPCEICENCLSAKSGKHLDIIEMDAASNRGIDDIKELIEHTKYKPNLARYKVFIIDEVHMLTTQAFNALLKTLEEPPPFVKFILATTDALKLPATILSRTQHFRFNKISQNDVVHHLSHILNLENISFEKDALDILARSGQGSLRDTLTLLDQSIIFSKGKVATSSVVDMLGLINPALMEKIFKVILNKEDINPLLQELQSYEVGQICDEIAIFLKDKMLSKDVRFDITLYDRFFRILSDAKYLLTLNSDDGFVLILTLLKLIEATNLKSIDEIIEQIEKIPTKVEAKIETVEQNTIKEEKTVENSSFEDVAYVPFLEESNNDNDKYQLLIEKVYDRDPTLGECFEKNFIFSGFSNNTLNIISYAKDEERQLLFKYFGLIKTFAQDIFGSSIELDFKKEEATLLKKPLEDDVNFLNQTDSIIEDIEQGAGCVADMTKSKNETVASKELQIDDILNSKMLNRAKELFDLKKITVKSKS; encoded by the coding sequence ATGAGTGCAAATATAAAAGATGATAGAGTTTTAGCTCTAAAATATAGACCTGAAAAATTTGAAGATTTAATAGGGCAAACTACAATTTCTCAAACTCTTAGCCTTGCACTTGATAGCAAAAGATTATCTCATGCCTATTTATTTTCTGGGCTTAGAGGAAGTGGAAAAACAAGTACTGCTAGAATTATGGCAAAAGCACTTTTATGTGTAAATGGGCCAACGAGTAAACCTTGTGAGATTTGTGAAAATTGTCTTAGTGCAAAGAGTGGAAAACATCTTGATATTATAGAAATGGATGCTGCTAGTAATAGAGGAATTGATGATATAAAAGAACTAATCGAGCATACAAAATATAAACCAAATCTTGCAAGATATAAGGTTTTTATCATAGATGAAGTTCATATGCTTACAACTCAAGCTTTTAATGCTTTATTAAAAACACTTGAAGAGCCACCACCTTTTGTAAAATTTATTCTTGCGACAACAGATGCTCTAAAACTTCCAGCAACAATCCTTAGCCGTACTCAACACTTTAGGTTTAATAAAATATCACAAAATGATGTAGTTCATCATCTTTCTCATATACTAAATCTTGAGAATATCTCTTTCGAAAAAGATGCTTTAGATATACTTGCAAGAAGTGGACAAGGAAGCTTAAGAGACACTTTGACTCTACTTGACCAATCTATTATATTTTCAAAAGGGAAAGTTGCAACTTCTAGTGTGGTTGATATGCTAGGATTAATAAACCCTGCTTTGATGGAAAAAATATTTAAAGTAATTTTAAATAAAGAGGATATAAATCCACTACTTCAAGAGCTTCAATCATATGAAGTTGGTCAAATTTGTGATGAAATTGCAATTTTTTTAAAAGATAAAATGCTATCAAAAGATGTAAGATTTGATATTACTTTATATGATAGATTTTTTAGAATTTTAAGTGATGCAAAATACCTTTTAACTTTAAATAGTGATGATGGCTTTGTTTTAATTTTGACTTTACTTAAACTAATTGAGGCAACTAACTTAAAAAGTATAGATGAAATTATTGAACAGATTGAAAAGATACCTACAAAAGTTGAAGCAAAAATAGAAACAGTAGAACAAAATACTATTAAAGAAGAGAAAACTGTAGAAAATAGTAGTTTTGAAGATGTAGCTTATGTACCTTTTTTAGAAGAGAGTAACAATGATAATGACAAATACCAGCTTTTAATAGAAAAAGTTTATGATAGAGACCCAACTTTAGGAGAATGTTTTGAAAAAAACTTCATATTTAGTGGTTTTTCAAATAATACTCTAAATATAATCTCTTATGCAAAAGATGAAGAGAGGCAACTCCTATTTAAATATTTTGGACTTATAAAAACATTTGCTCAAGATATTTTTGGCTCATCAATAGAGCTAGATTTTAAAAAGGAGGAGGCCACCTTATTAAAAAAGCCTTTAGAAGATGATGTTAATTTTTTAAATCAAACTGATTCAATAATAGAAGATATAGAGCAAGGTGCTGGTTGTGTTGCTGATATGACAAAAAGTAAAAATGAAACAGTAGCTTCAAAAGAGCTACAAATTGATGATATTTTAAATTCAAAGATGCTTAACCGTGCAAAAGAGCTATTTGATTTAAAAAAAATTACAGTAAAATCGAAGAGTTAA
- the rho gene encoding transcription termination factor Rho, translated as MEESKEDLKSKNSKKTRTHVPVDGYRIEQLRELPIETLIDIANDLDVENPQELKRQDLMFMILASQIDAGGFILFTGILEIKDGGFGFLRAIDGNFSDTSNDSYVSATQIKKFALRTGDIVTGQVRPPNKDSEKYNALLKIEAINYLPVKESKNRPLFDNLTPLYSTTKFKFEFDSQKLTGRVLDLFAPMGKGQRSLIVAPPKTGKTELLKELAHAISKNHPEVTLMVLLIDERPEEVTDMQRSVKGEVYSSTFDLPAQNHVRVAEIVIEKAKRLVEMKKDVVILLDSITRLARAYNTVTPSSGKVLSGGVDANALHKPKRFFGAARNIEEGGSLTIISTALIDTGSKMDEVIFEEFKGTGNSEVVLSRNSANKRVYPAIDIVKSGTRKEELLLTPDILQKTWILRNAMSEMDEVDVLKFLYPKMQKTKNNDDFFASMNE; from the coding sequence ATGGAAGAGTCAAAAGAAGATTTAAAATCAAAAAACAGTAAAAAAACTAGAACACATGTACCAGTTGATGGCTATAGAATAGAGCAATTAAGGGAGCTTCCTATTGAAACTCTAATAGATATTGCAAATGATTTGGATGTTGAAAACCCTCAAGAGCTAAAACGACAAGATTTGATGTTTATGATATTAGCTTCACAAATAGATGCTGGTGGTTTTATCTTATTTACTGGAATTCTTGAGATAAAAGATGGTGGATTTGGATTTTTACGAGCCATTGATGGTAACTTCTCAGATACTTCAAATGACTCATATGTAAGTGCCACTCAAATTAAAAAATTTGCTCTAAGAACTGGAGATATTGTAACAGGACAAGTTCGACCACCAAATAAAGATAGTGAAAAATATAATGCTCTACTTAAAATTGAAGCAATAAACTATCTACCTGTTAAAGAGTCAAAAAATAGACCTCTTTTTGATAACTTAACACCTCTATACTCTACAACAAAATTTAAATTTGAGTTCGATTCACAAAAATTAACAGGAAGAGTGCTTGATCTTTTTGCACCAATGGGGAAAGGTCAAAGAAGTTTAATAGTTGCTCCACCAAAAACTGGTAAGACTGAACTATTAAAAGAGTTAGCTCATGCAATTAGTAAAAACCATCCTGAAGTTACTTTAATGGTTTTATTAATAGATGAAAGACCTGAAGAAGTTACAGATATGCAAAGAAGTGTAAAGGGTGAAGTTTATAGTTCAACTTTTGATTTACCAGCACAAAACCATGTAAGAGTTGCTGAAATAGTTATTGAAAAAGCAAAAAGACTTGTTGAGATGAAAAAAGATGTAGTTATTTTACTTGATTCAATTACAAGATTAGCAAGAGCATATAACACAGTTACTCCAAGCTCAGGGAAAGTTCTTTCAGGTGGAGTTGATGCAAATGCTTTACATAAACCAAAAAGATTTTTTGGTGCTGCTAGAAATATTGAAGAGGGTGGAAGTTTAACAATTATATCAACAGCTTTAATTGATACTGGTTCAAAAATGGACGAAGTTATTTTTGAAGAGTTTAAAGGAACAGGAAACTCTGAAGTAGTTTTAAGTAGAAACTCTGCAAATAAAAGAGTATATCCTGCTATTGATATAGTAAAATCTGGAACAAGAAAAGAAGAGCTTCTTTTAACACCTGATATTTTACAAAAAACTTGGATTTTAAGAAATGCTATGAGTGAAATGGATGAAGTAGATGTTTTAAAATTCTTATACCCAAAAATGCAAAAAACAAAAAACAATGATGATTTTTTTGCTTCAATGAACGAATAA